A genomic region of Xanthocytophaga agilis contains the following coding sequences:
- a CDS encoding family 43 glycosylhydrolase: MFKRQICLMFCLCIYLYAHSQQTKTKGYSAYLFTYFTGSDEAIRYAVSSDGYHFKALNGGNPVLNSAKISGSGGVRDPHILRGAGGKTFYMVATDMNTVKNGWGPNQGIVLMRSKDLIDWESHPVDVAKIYTEYAASDRIWAPQTIFDPATGKYMIYWSMRLGKEDRDRIYYAYANKDFSALETKPAVLFDPPGNTVCIDADIIAKDGKYHLFFKHAGSATPGIKKAVSNKLTGGYVFQDKQLEQTKDEVEGSGIFKLNNSSDYILIYDVYRNGRYEFARSSDLEKFTAINADIQMDFHPRHGTVMPITTTEAISLTTRFLTPEQVIMSAESKDIKKNNTLLDTAAHVVTWQVKPGTDLTKFKPTFPEIAGVIVTPKGNTSFSKGTVSYVVKISGQQPITFTTKALETHNPVLDGLYADPDIIYAEKTGKYYIYPTSDGFTNWSGNYFNVFSSSDLVNWKDEGTILQLGKDVTWANTKAWAPAIVEKKINGHYQYFYYFCANGQIGVAVAENPTGPFKDLGKPLLDKLPEGATHGQQIDPDVFIDPVSGKSYLYWGNSYMAVAELAEDMTSLVPGTTKILTPTKTYNEGTFVFYRKGKYYFTWSEKDTRDPDYQVRYAVANNPMGPLTIPQDNLVIIKDTTAGIYATGHHSVIQIPGKDEWYIVYHRFNYPKGIGMGRSAGYNREVCIDKLEFREDGSILQTKPTHVGIEPVAK; this comes from the coding sequence ATGTTCAAACGTCAAATCTGCCTGATGTTCTGTCTGTGCATTTATCTTTACGCTCATTCCCAGCAGACAAAAACAAAAGGCTATAGTGCCTATCTATTCACCTATTTTACAGGGAGCGATGAAGCTATCAGGTATGCCGTAAGTAGCGATGGATATCATTTTAAAGCACTAAATGGAGGCAACCCTGTACTTAATTCTGCAAAAATCAGTGGCAGTGGAGGGGTTCGTGATCCACATATTTTGCGTGGAGCAGGTGGAAAGACGTTTTATATGGTGGCAACGGATATGAATACTGTCAAGAATGGCTGGGGGCCTAATCAGGGAATTGTGCTTATGCGCTCTAAAGATCTGATCGATTGGGAATCACATCCTGTTGATGTTGCAAAGATATATACTGAATATGCTGCCTCCGATCGGATATGGGCTCCACAGACAATCTTTGACCCTGCAACCGGAAAATACATGATTTATTGGTCTATGCGATTGGGCAAAGAAGATCGGGACAGGATTTATTATGCTTACGCCAACAAAGATTTTTCAGCTCTGGAAACCAAACCTGCTGTATTGTTTGATCCTCCCGGCAATACGGTGTGTATAGATGCAGATATTATTGCCAAAGATGGCAAGTATCATTTGTTTTTTAAACATGCAGGTAGTGCAACTCCTGGAATTAAAAAAGCAGTGTCAAATAAATTAACAGGTGGATATGTTTTTCAGGATAAACAGCTGGAACAAACCAAAGATGAAGTAGAAGGCTCTGGTATTTTTAAGTTGAACAATTCTTCCGATTACATTCTGATATATGATGTGTATCGGAATGGTCGCTATGAGTTTGCTCGTAGTTCAGATCTGGAGAAGTTTACAGCTATTAATGCTGACATACAGATGGACTTTCATCCCCGTCATGGAACAGTAATGCCCATAACAACTACAGAGGCAATATCTTTGACTACCCGATTCCTGACACCTGAACAGGTAATTATGTCTGCTGAAAGTAAAGACATTAAAAAAAATAATACACTATTGGATACTGCGGCTCATGTTGTGACATGGCAGGTAAAACCTGGTACAGATCTGACAAAGTTTAAGCCAACGTTTCCAGAGATAGCTGGTGTAATTGTCACTCCAAAAGGAAATACATCCTTCTCAAAAGGTACGGTTAGTTATGTTGTAAAGATTTCCGGACAACAACCTATTACTTTTACAACAAAGGCTTTGGAAACACATAATCCGGTATTGGATGGATTGTATGCTGATCCGGATATTATTTATGCAGAAAAAACAGGCAAATACTATATCTATCCTACCAGTGATGGTTTTACCAACTGGTCTGGTAATTACTTTAACGTTTTTTCTTCGAGTGATCTGGTAAACTGGAAAGACGAAGGAACAATTTTGCAACTGGGAAAAGATGTAACCTGGGCAAATACAAAAGCCTGGGCCCCTGCCATTGTAGAAAAAAAGATAAATGGACACTATCAGTACTTCTACTATTTCTGTGCAAATGGTCAGATTGGAGTAGCGGTTGCAGAAAATCCTACAGGACCGTTTAAAGATTTGGGTAAGCCGTTACTTGACAAGTTACCCGAAGGTGCTACTCATGGACAACAGATTGATCCGGATGTATTTATTGATCCCGTTAGTGGCAAAAGTTATCTGTATTGGGGCAATAGTTATATGGCTGTTGCTGAACTGGCCGAAGACATGACGTCACTGGTGCCTGGTACTACCAAAATACTAACTCCTACTAAGACCTACAATGAAGGAACTTTTGTCTTTTACCGCAAAGGAAAATATTACTTTACCTGGTCAGAAAAAGATACCCGTGATCCTGACTATCAGGTAAGGTATGCGGTAGCTAATAATCCTATGGGACCTCTCACAATTCCTCAGGATAACCTGGTTATAATAAAAGATACTACAGCGGGTATTTATGCGACCGGGCATCATTCCGTGATTCAGATTCCGGGAAAAGATGAATGGTATATAGTCTACCATCGCTTTAACTATCCGAAAGGAATTGGTATGGGACGGTCTGCCGGCTATAATCGTGAGGTGTGTATTGATAAACTTGAGTTCAGAGAAGATGGCAGTATCCTTCAAACCAAACCAACTCATGTAGGGATTGAACCTGTAGCTAAATAG
- a CDS encoding alpha/beta hydrolase has translation MKKTLLSQLFFLFIFSITICQAQFDDKFYFPSKEWKPIADLKYEEVFLDTDTIKLNGIFVKPQKKAKATILLFHGAGGNVSSYTYIAKPLVDKGFQVFMIDFRGYGKSTGKPTHVNILKDGQLVLDYLIKRNDVKGTKLILLGVSIGSQVATRLAKDNKNSVSALVLDSPLSSFTDIAAFYAPKEQQDVIKQYLVSPYSAKEDIASVEVPKLIIHSKEDKEVPFEQGQVVFNAAKDPKTFWETTGKHIDAAKVAGPEYAERIEKLLSK, from the coding sequence ATGAAAAAAACATTACTATCTCAACTCTTTTTCCTTTTTATATTTTCAATCACAATCTGCCAGGCTCAGTTTGATGACAAATTTTACTTCCCATCCAAAGAATGGAAACCAATAGCAGACCTGAAATATGAAGAAGTATTTCTGGATACAGACACTATAAAACTGAATGGTATCTTTGTAAAACCACAAAAGAAAGCCAAAGCAACTATATTATTATTTCATGGAGCAGGCGGAAATGTATCTTCTTACACCTATATCGCAAAACCGCTGGTAGACAAAGGATTTCAGGTCTTTATGATTGACTTCAGAGGATATGGAAAATCTACAGGAAAGCCCACCCATGTGAATATTCTAAAGGATGGTCAACTGGTGCTTGACTATCTTATCAAAAGAAATGATGTAAAAGGTACTAAATTAATCTTACTAGGTGTTTCTATCGGGTCTCAGGTGGCTACACGTCTGGCAAAGGATAATAAAAACAGTGTCAGTGCCCTTGTTCTTGACAGTCCGCTGAGCTCTTTTACGGACATAGCCGCATTCTATGCACCCAAGGAACAACAAGACGTTATTAAACAATACCTCGTTTCTCCTTACTCAGCCAAAGAAGATATCGCCTCTGTTGAGGTTCCTAAACTGATTATTCATAGCAAAGAAGACAAGGAAGTTCCATTTGAACAAGGTCAGGTAGTTTTCAATGCAGCAAAAGATCCTAAAACGTTCTGGGAGACTACAGGAAAGCATATTGATGCAGCTAAAGTAGCAGGACCGGAATATGCTGAACGTATTGAGAAACTATTATCCAAATAG
- a CDS encoding GNAT family N-acetyltransferase: protein MDKPIVKNLYEFWTHIGQLTHTLKKTTLCSAVSVPHSDWPNRIFDFEVSKLVIDEICQLSHGGELSDIITTQKPNILNDNPNFDFLSGQRNMAIDLRSLEAKSTDTTTIRQVKTDAESIAFAKIASESFRYHVGDHVISTIISQSEQIRVFIYTEENETIGCGIVFFDSDNNAGLHMIGTTPNGRGKGIATTMTRYLLQEAKANGSIYCVLHASLMGEPIYRKLGFTAYGEIETYRIRK, encoded by the coding sequence ATGGACAAACCTATTGTTAAAAATCTATACGAATTCTGGACTCATATTGGGCAACTGACACATACCCTAAAGAAGACAACGTTATGCTCTGCTGTTTCTGTACCTCACTCTGATTGGCCAAACAGAATCTTTGATTTTGAAGTTTCAAAGTTAGTTATTGATGAGATCTGTCAACTAAGCCATGGAGGCGAACTATCTGATATAATCACTACTCAGAAGCCTAATATACTAAACGATAATCCCAATTTTGATTTTTTGTCTGGACAAAGAAATATGGCAATCGATCTGAGGTCTTTGGAGGCAAAATCAACAGATACTACAACTATTCGACAGGTAAAAACAGATGCAGAATCAATAGCTTTTGCTAAAATAGCATCTGAATCGTTTCGGTATCATGTAGGAGATCACGTTATTTCTACTATTATTTCTCAGTCAGAGCAGATTCGTGTGTTTATATACACAGAAGAGAATGAAACTATAGGTTGTGGAATTGTATTTTTTGATTCAGACAATAATGCCGGATTGCATATGATAGGGACAACTCCTAATGGGAGAGGAAAGGGTATTGCTACGACTATGACCAGATATTTACTACAGGAGGCCAAAGCAAATGGAAGTATCTATTGTGTACTTCACGCATCATTGATGGGAGAACCCATTTACAGAAAGTTAGGATTTACAGCTTATGGAGAAATTGAAACCTACCGAATCAGAAAATAG
- a CDS encoding alpha/beta hydrolase: MLLKLTTLLTILLVCKIPILAQQKSDTIIPLKTLFQEAKSEFSHFEKVHGHVTLTPNGRMHYLTWGNRSGIPLVWSHGSLTNAFEVLPFVDQLVKAGYYVIAIDYYGHGQTPIPDHEVSLYHIADDIKCILDELKIRKTVIGGWSRGAMVSTAFYDTYPDRVLGIILEDGGSVSSNTYYHKMDSAQLTQRIDQLFKDRLQEQIFNSEFETYQAYYDPAEKGNQFSLLAWIRPTKNGKWALSPGVLQLLHMQTPEQFLENILYPTRMPLFAESMAILEPKIIYRNLSVPLLIIDPTHSDDLFPFETENARLQKQHPALIEHKIYPNTGHNVHYEHPDQFLKDVINFLKRIKQYNHLR; this comes from the coding sequence ATGTTATTGAAATTAACTACTCTTCTAACAATTTTATTGGTTTGCAAGATACCAATCCTGGCTCAACAAAAATCAGATACTATTATACCTCTGAAAACACTTTTTCAGGAAGCCAAATCTGAATTTTCCCACTTTGAAAAAGTGCATGGACACGTCACATTAACTCCCAATGGCCGTATGCATTATCTGACATGGGGTAATCGATCGGGAATTCCGCTTGTATGGTCACATGGTAGTTTGACTAATGCCTTTGAAGTACTTCCCTTTGTTGACCAATTAGTAAAAGCAGGTTATTATGTTATTGCAATAGATTATTACGGACATGGACAAACTCCTATACCGGATCATGAAGTATCACTTTATCATATAGCCGATGATATTAAATGCATATTGGATGAATTAAAAATCAGAAAAACTGTAATTGGAGGTTGGTCAAGAGGCGCTATGGTCAGTACAGCTTTCTATGATACATATCCTGACCGGGTATTAGGTATAATTTTGGAAGATGGAGGCTCTGTTTCAAGCAATACTTATTATCATAAAATGGATTCCGCCCAATTAACTCAGCGAATAGATCAGCTATTCAAAGATCGTTTACAGGAGCAAATCTTTAACAGCGAGTTTGAAACCTATCAAGCCTATTATGATCCAGCAGAAAAAGGAAATCAGTTTAGCCTTCTGGCATGGATTCGTCCCACAAAAAATGGCAAATGGGCACTGAGTCCAGGTGTACTGCAACTATTACATATGCAAACGCCTGAACAATTTCTTGAAAATATTCTCTATCCTACTCGCATGCCACTCTTTGCAGAATCAATGGCAATTTTAGAACCTAAAATTATTTACCGCAATCTATCCGTCCCTCTTTTAATTATTGATCCGACCCATTCAGATGATTTGTTTCCTTTTGAAACAGAAAATGCTCGACTACAAAAACAACATCCTGCTTTAATTGAACACAAGATATATCCTAATACAGGTCATAATGTTCACTACGAACACCCTGATCAATTTCTAAAGGATGTGATCAATTTCCTGAAACGTATAAAGCAGTACAATCACTTAAGATAG
- a CDS encoding siderophore-interacting protein has protein sequence MPKVAKWLGNTLEGLFASKFPLMTVINTEYITPFVKKICFQGDVSGMDFQIGYAIIIRVSDTEYRNYTVSYSDTEKGVVEIIVHLHGEAPGSRFMHALTTGEQIRISAPRGMKQYNPSVRQHVIIGDETSLGLAYSFLDAVKYKQHDCHFYLELDEQNNTVPELLGLDNYTVFSKDGTFQNESSVASLPVFHLDTWQDSNFVLTGNARSIQTVKRVLKQKNFRGRVLAKAYWMEGKVGL, from the coding sequence ATGCCAAAAGTAGCTAAGTGGCTAGGTAATACCCTAGAAGGTTTATTTGCCTCCAAATTTCCTTTGATGACAGTAATAAATACTGAATACATAACGCCGTTTGTTAAAAAGATATGTTTTCAGGGAGATGTGTCTGGGATGGATTTTCAGATTGGCTATGCCATCATTATCCGGGTAAGTGATACGGAATACAGAAACTATACGGTATCCTATAGTGATACCGAAAAAGGTGTTGTTGAAATTATTGTGCATTTACATGGGGAGGCTCCCGGAAGTCGCTTTATGCATGCTTTGACAACTGGTGAACAAATTCGGATAAGTGCTCCCAGAGGAATGAAACAATATAATCCATCTGTTAGGCAACATGTAATTATTGGAGATGAAACATCGTTGGGATTAGCTTATTCCTTTTTGGATGCAGTAAAGTATAAACAACATGACTGTCATTTTTATCTGGAGTTGGACGAACAGAATAATACTGTTCCAGAGTTGTTAGGTCTGGATAATTACACTGTATTTTCAAAGGATGGGACGTTTCAGAATGAGAGCTCTGTTGCCAGTTTGCCTGTCTTTCATTTGGATACGTGGCAGGATAGCAACTTTGTCTTGACAGGGAATGCCAGATCTATTCAAACAGTGAAACGTGTATTAAAGCAAAAGAACTTCAGAGGAAGAGTCCTGGCAAAAGCCTATTGGATGGAAGGTAAAGTAGGCTTATAA
- a CDS encoding AraC family transcriptional regulator, with protein MAKKAKSIPVRSYIEHFEAGAAVGKIVSEDFSSYQEAGYPHRHDFHFFHVLEKGKICMEVDFIEYKMEGPVILYIHPSQVHRTVSVEHSEGYMLGILNEKLNPEYLQLFNELVLPASPLALTSDMVTLFDQAIRLCVAVSEQKDNKLYTLLVKDYINAFAGMFLSFHLERKSSNTTISRFSTVTHEFKLLLERRFAEIKRPAEYASLLHISVPYLNECIRNMTGHSVSYHIQQRVILEAKRMLFHSSKSVKEVASELGYEDYAYFSRLFTKITGITPVAFRNKNLDSSK; from the coding sequence ATGGCCAAAAAAGCAAAGTCAATACCTGTACGATCCTATATTGAGCATTTCGAAGCAGGAGCAGCAGTCGGAAAGATAGTATCTGAAGATTTTTCTTCCTATCAGGAAGCTGGATATCCTCATCGACACGATTTTCATTTTTTTCATGTATTGGAAAAAGGGAAAATTTGTATGGAAGTGGATTTTATAGAATATAAAATGGAAGGTCCTGTCATTTTATATATTCATCCCAGCCAGGTACATCGTACTGTAAGCGTTGAACATTCAGAGGGCTATATGTTAGGTATTCTCAATGAAAAGCTGAATCCAGAATATCTACAACTATTCAATGAGCTTGTTTTGCCTGCCTCTCCTTTGGCATTGACTTCAGATATGGTTACTCTTTTTGATCAGGCTATTCGGTTATGTGTTGCTGTTTCTGAGCAAAAGGATAATAAACTATATACATTACTGGTAAAGGACTATATCAATGCTTTTGCAGGAATGTTTCTGTCTTTTCATCTGGAACGGAAAAGTTCAAATACCACTATCTCTCGCTTTAGTACGGTTACACATGAGTTCAAACTACTTCTGGAACGTAGATTTGCTGAGATAAAGCGTCCAGCAGAATACGCCAGCCTATTACATATTTCAGTCCCTTATCTGAATGAATGTATCAGAAATATGACTGGCCATTCTGTTTCTTATCATATTCAGCAACGGGTGATTCTGGAAGCAAAACGGATGTTATTTCATTCCAGCAAATCTGTAAAAGAAGTGGCCAGTGAATTGGGCTATGAAGATTACGCTTATTTTTCTCGACTTTTTACAAAGATTACCGGAATAACCCCAGTCGCTTTCCGGAATAAAAACCTCGATTCGTCTAAGTAA
- a CDS encoding amidohydrolase family protein — protein sequence MKRIVSLFLLLSQTYLFAQGKLPIGDTLKYDILFNGRKAGYSWLCQTGPRQYASYQEYNDRGRGPKLLTTFKASPQGIVTFLDVEGNNYMKGKVAETYELLNGVARWENTAEKQQVSVTRPAIYLSTEADAPYLPWALLASPEKKIDLLPAGQSSIRLLKEHILKNGKNAYLYSITGLGFDPSLLWLDENQMSLGSFSDSFNEVREDVRDDVGDLYQIQKEEMDGYYSKLTSQLVSKSRTGIAFHNVNVFDSERGKVLPARTVLIRDGKIQDVGDASLKLPKGYTIIEGKGKTLLPGLWDMHTHYGGGSEGLLNIACGITNIRDMGNSLSLLELQQQIDNGEVIGPRIVYRSGIIDGDGPYTVPLGISVSNLEEGLRAIRKYDSLGYQQIKLYSSIKPEWVKPMADETHRLGLRVAGHIPSHMTATQAINAGYNEITHANMLFLNFYGDTVDTRSMRRFTLVGEKAASLDFESQEFKDFVKLFQDKHISIDPTLGVFEGMFTSSPSKPSLGYSKIMSRLPATMQRNASWGALTPPPGQEETYRNAMKAMQKLVKKFYDAGILIVSGTDDLAGFILHRELELYAEAGIPTTEVLKTATYNAAKLCDKLDVLGTITKGKIADVILIDGDPVRNISDIRRVSLVVKDGNLYDPKKLLEAISVKYFE from the coding sequence ATGAAAAGAATCGTCTCCCTGTTTTTGTTGCTAAGTCAAACTTATTTATTCGCTCAGGGTAAGCTACCAATTGGTGATACATTAAAATATGACATCCTTTTTAATGGCAGGAAGGCTGGATATAGCTGGCTTTGTCAGACTGGACCTCGTCAGTATGCTTCGTATCAGGAATACAATGACAGAGGGCGTGGACCTAAATTACTAACTACATTCAAGGCCTCTCCGCAAGGTATTGTGACCTTCCTAGATGTAGAAGGCAATAACTATATGAAAGGCAAAGTGGCTGAGACTTATGAATTACTAAATGGTGTTGCTCGCTGGGAAAATACTGCTGAGAAACAGCAAGTTTCTGTCACAAGGCCTGCTATATATCTAAGTACTGAAGCGGATGCTCCTTATTTACCATGGGCATTGCTTGCCTCTCCTGAGAAAAAGATTGATTTGTTACCTGCCGGACAGTCATCTATCCGATTGCTAAAAGAACATATACTTAAAAATGGAAAGAATGCCTATTTGTATTCAATCACGGGACTGGGTTTTGATCCTTCACTTCTCTGGCTGGATGAGAATCAGATGAGTTTGGGTTCTTTCAGTGATTCTTTTAACGAAGTTCGTGAGGATGTAAGGGATGATGTAGGCGATTTGTATCAAATACAAAAAGAAGAGATGGATGGCTATTATAGCAAACTGACCAGTCAGCTTGTCAGTAAGTCCAGAACAGGAATTGCTTTTCACAATGTCAATGTCTTTGACTCCGAAAGAGGGAAGGTTTTGCCTGCAAGAACCGTTCTGATCAGAGATGGGAAGATCCAGGATGTAGGAGATGCCAGTCTTAAATTACCCAAGGGGTATACGATTATAGAGGGAAAAGGAAAGACCTTATTGCCTGGCTTATGGGATATGCATACACATTATGGTGGTGGATCTGAAGGTTTGTTGAATATAGCTTGTGGAATTACCAATATTCGTGATATGGGCAACTCACTGAGTTTGCTGGAACTCCAGCAGCAGATTGACAATGGAGAGGTGATTGGTCCGAGGATTGTGTATCGTAGTGGAATTATTGATGGAGACGGACCCTATACTGTTCCACTTGGTATATCTGTTTCCAATCTGGAAGAAGGACTTCGTGCCATACGAAAATACGATTCACTAGGATACCAGCAGATCAAGCTGTATAGTTCTATTAAACCTGAATGGGTAAAGCCAATGGCTGATGAAACACATCGGCTGGGGCTGAGAGTAGCAGGACATATTCCCTCTCATATGACTGCGACACAGGCTATTAATGCCGGGTATAACGAAATTACCCATGCCAACATGTTGTTTCTGAATTTTTATGGTGATACAGTAGATACCCGTTCAATGCGTCGGTTTACGCTGGTAGGGGAGAAGGCCGCTTCGCTGGACTTTGAAAGCCAGGAATTTAAAGACTTTGTGAAACTGTTTCAGGACAAACATATCTCCATAGATCCTACACTGGGAGTTTTTGAGGGAATGTTTACCAGTAGTCCCAGTAAACCCTCATTGGGATATTCTAAAATTATGAGTCGTTTGCCTGCGACCATGCAACGCAATGCCTCCTGGGGTGCATTAACACCACCTCCAGGTCAGGAAGAAACCTATCGGAATGCAATGAAGGCAATGCAAAAACTTGTCAAAAAATTTTATGATGCAGGTATCCTGATTGTATCTGGTACAGATGATCTGGCAGGATTTATTCTGCATCGGGAACTGGAACTATATGCAGAAGCTGGCATTCCTACTACTGAAGTATTAAAAACGGCTACATACAATGCCGCAAAGCTTTGTGATAAACTGGATGTATTAGGTACTATCACCAAAGGCAAAATTGCCGATGTTATTCTGATAGACGGAGATCCAGTCCGAAACATTAGTGATATTCGCAGAGTATCACTGGTTGTAAAAGATGGTAATCTGTATGATCCTAAAAAACTTCTGGAAGCTATCTCTGTGAAGTATTTTGAGTAG